From one Lotus japonicus ecotype B-129 chromosome 3, LjGifu_v1.2 genomic stretch:
- the LOC130743489 gene encoding uncharacterized protein LOC130743489, with protein MPEKREGESHEEQMDRPSTEIMWTKPDPGILKINVDARWSGEQGQGYGLVVRDHDGECAYAATSYSTVRMPALIAEAQAVRWAIQEALSLDMDSVVVESDSLEFISCFVFISKSMTSLLPILVLLSSTTYSAHPGSENPIKSATFLSEKFEIGPGRIVEKAFIDIDFPRGHIGVKSFDAELVDEEGNSVPLHEAYLHHYFILKYLAKKNVSRDPKEHFVGSIPVRNAGTCNGNILSYFWAKGAESRGTPSNLLDPFALELGNPASIPSGYEEKWLTNIMTIDTRGAINKESCTQCTCEAYHLPKDFYNTTRDFKGKLLTPTYKGGLFCCQNGFQCKLEKGFQAPTRKFALRYNITWVDWNEFQVPVKFYVLDVTDRVTRNGSQTIHDCQIDYSIPATNDGSKYHVAKADIPIEKGGYLIYCTSHMHAGVVNATLYGQDGRALCTSTPKYGTGMEPGNEKGYAVGMSVTYPEPGSIKIKDGETLTLESRYESGFRTGVMGQMYIYTAEKLPQ; from the exons ATGCCAGAGAAACGAGAAGGAGAGTCTCACGAGGAACAAATGGATCGACCAAGCACCGAGATTATGTGGACGAAACCAGATCCTGGGATCCTAAAAATCAATGTGGATGCCAGGTGGTCGGGGGAACAAGGTCAAGGATATGGCTTGGTGGTGCGCGATCATGATGGTGAGTGTGCGTATGCAGCAACCAGCTACTCTACGGTTCGGATGCCGGCTTTGATAGCGGAGGCTCAGGCAGTACGATGGGCAATACAAGAAGCACTAAGCCTTGATATGGATTCCGTGGTGGTAGAATCAGATTCATTGGAATTTATTTCCTGTTTT GTTTTTATATCTAAATCAATGACATCTTTATTACCGATACTAGTTTTACTATCAAGCACAACATACTCAGCACACCCGGGGTCCGAGAATCCTATCAAGTCAGCTACGTTCTTATCTGAAAAGTTTGAGATAGGACCTGGAAGGATTGTAGAGAAAGCATTTATAGATATTGATTTTCCAAGGGGGCATATTGGAGTTAAGAGTTTTGATGCTGAActagttgatgaagaagggaaTTCCGTACCTTTGCATGAAGCATACCTCCAtcattatttcattttaaaatacTTAGCAAAAAAGAATGTTTCACGCGACCCTAAGGAACATTTTGTGGGTTCTATTCCTGTAAGAAACGCAGGAACATGCAACGGTAATATTCTTTCATATTTTTGGGCTAAGGGAGCTGAATCACGAGGAACACCGTCAAACCTTTTAGACCCATTTGCATTGGAATTAGGTAACCCTGCATCTATTCCATCTGGATATGAAGAGAAATGGCTCACTAACATCATGACCATTGATACACGTGGTGCAATAAATAAAGAATCTTGCACACAGTGCACATGTGAAGCTTACCACCTCCCAAAAGATTTTTATAACACAACAAGGGATTTTAAAGGGAAACTACTGACACCTACTTATAAAGGAGGATTATTTTGTTGCCAAAATGGATTTCAATGCAAATTGGAGAAAGGTTTTCAAGCCCCAACTAGAAAGTTTGCCCTAAGATACAATATAACATGGGTTGATTGGAATGAATTCCAAGTTCCCGTTAAGTTTTATGTACTTGATGTGACCGATCGAGTGACAAGAAATGGCTCACAAACAATCCATGATTGTCAG ATTGATTATAGTATTCCAGCGACTAATGATGGTAGTAAGTATCATGTCGCGAAAGCTGACATACCGATAGAAAAAGGAGGTTATCTCATCTATTGCACCTCTCATATGCATGCAGGTGTTGTTAACGCAACTCTATATGGACAG gaTGGAAGGGCATTATGCACTTCAACACCAAAATATGGAACAGGAATGGAACCAGGAAATGAGAAAGGTTACGCTGTTGGAATGTCTGTTACTTATCCGGAACCCGGTTCAATCAAGATCAAGGATGGTGAAACTTTAACTTTAGAATCAAGATATGAAAGCGGATTTCGCACAGGAGTTATGGGACAAATGTATATCTACACAGCAGAAAAACTACCACAATGA